One genomic window of Nicotiana sylvestris chromosome 10, ASM39365v2, whole genome shotgun sequence includes the following:
- the LOC104247889 gene encoding F-box protein SKIP23-like: protein MVAAAAAAAVAAVAVPLLMLAEEEEKKGIREFWDLSKGVTYSMNFPELVGKCCFGVGFPGWLFTADEQGHMNLFHLFSRSLINLPDMDMLEGFDYEVEKGHCTQYVEKAVISSDPLISKEDYVLALIQGSPRTFAFWRPGSKSFTSVSQIVPERAYSDIAWHDGQFYGVDFEGNVIVFDFRSGDYPTSVRVIRSEIPPEVIDGNQVYIVYSMGELLVINRDGAYEDDDTGIYGAKQFHVYKINDIDSSYSEVKDLGDRALFVGNSATVVVEQLAHGIKGSHIYYTDDCKDTYFSLEQGGGKDMGVYNLLDGTIVPHYTGQSYHKLTPPLWIFSNSPSLDLD from the coding sequence ATGGTGGCAGCGGCGGCGGCGGCGGCGGTGGCGGCGGTGGCAGTTCCATTGTTGATGCTAGCAGAGgaggaagaaaagaaaggaattcGTGAGTTTTGGGACTTGTCAAAGGGTGTCACCTATAGCATGAATTTTCCAGAACTGGTGGGGAAGTGCTGCTTTGGTGTGGGATTTCCAGGTTGGCTTTTCACGGCGGACGAACAAGGTCACATGAATCTCTTCCATCTCTTCTCACGTTCCTTAATAAATCTCCCAGACATGGACATGTTGGAGGGTTTCGATTACGAGGTGGAAAAGGGTCATTGTACTCAGTACGTCGAAAAAGCGGTGATTTCGTCGGATCCTCTAATCTCAAAAGAAGACTATGTTTTGGCCCTAATTCAAGGTTCTCCTCGGACTTTTGCTTTCTGGAGGCCAGGAAGTAAGTCCTTTACTAGTGTGTCACAGATAGTACCCGAGCGTGCCTATTCTGACATCGCTTGGCATGACGGGCAATTCTATGGTGTTGATTTTGAGGGCAACGTTATCGTCTTCGATTTCAGATCAGGAGATTATCCAACATCTGTAAGAGTTATCAGATCTGAGATACCTCCGGAGGTAATTGACGGCAACCAAGTTTACATCGTCTATTCAATGGGTGAACTATTAGTGATTAATCGAGACGGAGCTTATGAAGACGATGATACAGGGATTTATGGGGCTAAACAATTCCATGTGTACAAGATTAATGATATTGATAGCAGTTATTCCGAGGTTAAAGACTTGGGAGATAGAGCATTGTTCGTTGGCAATAGTGCCACTGTGGTTGTTGAACAATTAGCTCATGGGATCAAGGGCAGCCATATTTATTACACAGATGATTGTAAAGACACATACTTCAGTCTTGAACAGGGCGGTGGCAAAGACATGGGCGTATACAACTTGCTTGATGGAACCATTGTGCCTCACTACACTGGTCAATCTTACCATAAACTCACTCCACCTCTTTGGATTTTCAGCAACTCTCCCTCTCTTGATTTAGACTAG